ACGCCCGCGGGCAGGACATCGAACAGTACCGCGTCCAGCAGATCGTCGGCCAGATCGAGGACTCGATCTACGAGTTCCCCTTCCGCCTGCCGAAGAACCTCGCGCTCGTCCTGCGGGTCGCGACCGTCGTCGAGGGGGTCTGCGTCACGCTCGATTCGAACTTCGACTTCATCGCGACCGCGACCGACTACCTGACCGAGCAGGGCTACCGCGAGGAGTCCATCCGCAAGTACCTCGAGAACTCCGGCGAGCAACTCCGCCGGTCGGGCGAGTCACTGGCCCGGATCGCGCCGAAGACCGAACGCGCGCTCGATCGCCTCGATCGCGACGACCTCCACGTCCGCATCGGCGTCGAGGACTCGAAGGGCGTCTTCGACACCCTCGCCCGACGGCTGATCTACGGCATGCTGCTGACGATGTCGCTGTTCTCGATGGGCGTCCTCTACGCGCTGGAGGCCCCGGAGGCGTCGATCGTCGCGGCGGTCTTCTCGGCTCTCGTCGTCGTGTTACTCTACCGATCGTTCCGGGAGCCGAAGTCGATCGGCGCGAAGCCACAGTTCACGCGGCAGAACCTCCGGCAGCGCCGTCGAGAGGAATAGGAGTCGGCGAGTGCGCGACGTCTTCGATCGGCGGAGAGACGTCGGACGCCGATCGACTCGGACGATCGATCGCTCAGGCCGCCTCTTCCACGTGGTCTCGCTATCGATCCGTCGGGATTGCGTTGCAGACGTCAGTTCCCAGTCCTCCGCTCGATCCGGATGACGTAGAAGCCGACCAGCCCTGCGTAGATGTTGAGCCGGCAGACCCATTGCGTGGTCGTGATACGGCGATGTGAGGCGAAAGTGGCGGTTCTGGACGTCGTGGACGTCCGTGACGAATCGAGGACCAGTAACTCCGTCCGGCGATTTCCACTTATCGGCTCGACCGTCGCTCTCTGGCTCGACGTTGAGTCTGGAAACGGGTTACCGTGCGAACGTCCGGAACAGGACCATCGTAATCGGGATAATCCTCGGGTTTCGTTCCCCGATCCGCTCGTCGGCGTTCGGAAGGTGCTCCGTGGGCGGATGACTGCTGTCGAAACGGACCTCGATCCGCTCGTTACGACGCGCCCGGGTGATCGCCCGGGAAACTGCCCGTCGAACCCTCAGAGCGTAGTTTCGGGAAGATCCGGGCGGAGTTTCTCGGAAAACTCTACCGCCGGAATCGATCGCGGTTGCACGTATTCGTCGAGTTCGGGTAACGACCGTGCGACAGCACTCTCGGAACTCACAGAGAGGACCCCGGCGATCTCACTGCTTTGGCGGTCGCTTTCAGCACCCTGCGTCGAGTGGGTGCCGTTATCTACAACTCGGTTTTACATGATTAGTTATTAGCAAACAACGGCAGGATCTATACGACAAGATTCCAGGCTGTGATTTCTGCGGGTAGTTTCGTACTGGTCAACTGGACCGATCGACGCCGAGATCTACCGACGGACACGGTGGGAGTCGCGGGATTTGTTGAGAACGCTTTTCAGTCATCTTTCAGGGGTGGATCATCGTTGCGCGGTTGCCGCCCGTCGCGGTACGTGTGTCCACCGGCGCAGCGTGCCGCCTCTGGTGCAGTAAGGCCCTCTATCCGTCCGCAGTTTCTCTCGTACCCTGCTCCGGTATCGATTTTCCGATCACTTTGAAAATTCGATAAGGTTCGCATTCCAAACGCTCTCCGCCGGTTAATTTGGTTAGATATCTACTGATACGTAGACAATACTGTGTCTTAATTATATTACTAAAATCATACTAATATCGCCGCTATCCGGTTATCAGAACGGGTGGATTCCAGATGCGACAGAACCGACGTTCGATGCTGAAAGCGTTGGGCGCAAGTGCCGCGATCGTCACTGGCGCCGGGGCAGCGAGCGCGACGAGCGCCGACCCGGGTCAAAACCGAAACCGATCGGGTCGCCCGAAGAAGGGGCGCCTGCACAAACTCGGTCACTCGCTGCTCTCGGACCCGCCGGGAGGGTACGCCGAGGGAGTCATCCGATCCGACGGGCAGTACGGGCTGCTCGGTAGCTTCCTCGGGGAAGGAGGGAGCTTCCTCGTCGACCTCTCGAACCCGACCGATCCGACCGAGGCCCACCGCGTCCCCTCCTCGGCAGACGTGCGGAACGCGGACGTCGCGTTCGATCCGCGCGACGGCCTCTACTACCGGACGCAGGAACCGAACGTCGACGGTGCCGAGTTCGTCGGCGTCGAGGTCGTCGACTACGGGTACGACCGGGGGACGCCGGAGAACCCCGTGATCGCCGGGGAGATCCCGGCCGGTCCGACGCACAACGTGTTTCCCCACCCCGAGGCGTCGATCCTCTACACCACCGAACACGACGGGATGGGCATCTGGGATGTGACCGATCCGACGAGCGCGGAGTCGCTCGGCGTCGTCGGTCCGGACGCGGACCTCCACGACGTCGTCGTCGACCCCGACCGCGAGCTGGCGCACCTCGCGTTCATCGGCGGCGGACTCGACGGCTACGTCGTCATGGACGTGAGCAACCCCGCCGCGCCGACCGAACTCGGGCGGTTCGACTACGCCGGGCGCCCGGG
The nucleotide sequence above comes from Halosolutus halophilus. Encoded proteins:
- a CDS encoding LVIVD repeat-containing protein, with amino-acid sequence MRQNRRSMLKALGASAAIVTGAGAASATSADPGQNRNRSGRPKKGRLHKLGHSLLSDPPGGYAEGVIRSDGQYGLLGSFLGEGGSFLVDLSNPTDPTEAHRVPSSADVRNADVAFDPRDGLYYRTQEPNVDGAEFVGVEVVDYGYDRGTPENPVIAGEIPAGPTHNVFPHPEASILYTTEHDGMGIWDVTDPTSAESLGVVGPDADLHDVVVDPDRELAHLAFIGGGLDGYVVMDVSNPAAPTELGRFDYAGRPGYTEIGTAGFENCHYADYDPERDLVVVGDEIGFGVPGGKHIFDVGWDDGSPEDPRHVGFTHSPNAEVMDEPIEFLDWTTHNHDVIPKGNTTLLVDGGYREGAWVADITDPTDPTPTDRYATLDRVDEADGMLIPENPPVAWSADYSRERDLTLVADQETGVYTFKVTPGAAKGGRGKR